One Streptomyces sp. V4I8 genomic window carries:
- a CDS encoding intradiol ring-cleavage dioxygenase: MTGDTPDTVTDEVVASLRGAADPRLRELLTGLVRHLHAFARESRLTQEEWERAIGFLTATGQMCTDTRQEFILLSDVLGVSMLVETINERHGPGATESTVLGPFHMTESPVRELGADIDLVGGGEPCVVSGRVLTRDGGPLPGAVVDVWQADGNGFYDVQRPDVQPPGNGRGLFTADGEGRFWFRTCVPSPYPIPTDGPVGGLLAATGRHPYRPAHIHFIASAAGHTPVTTHIFVAGSDYLDSDAVFAVKPGLVTDFAPVDDPSAAREFGVANPFRHARFDLVLERS; encoded by the coding sequence ATGACCGGGGACACGCCGGACACGGTCACTGACGAGGTCGTCGCCAGTCTGCGGGGCGCGGCGGATCCGCGGCTGCGGGAGCTGCTGACCGGGCTCGTCCGGCATCTGCACGCCTTCGCGCGGGAGTCCCGGCTGACGCAGGAGGAGTGGGAGCGGGCGATCGGGTTCCTGACGGCGACCGGACAGATGTGCACGGACACCCGGCAGGAGTTCATCCTGCTGTCGGACGTGCTCGGTGTGTCGATGCTCGTCGAGACGATCAACGAGCGGCACGGCCCCGGCGCCACCGAATCGACGGTCCTGGGCCCGTTCCACATGACCGAGTCCCCGGTGCGCGAGCTCGGCGCGGACATCGACCTGGTGGGCGGCGGCGAACCCTGTGTGGTGAGCGGCCGGGTGCTGACCCGGGACGGCGGCCCGCTGCCCGGCGCGGTCGTCGACGTGTGGCAGGCCGACGGGAACGGCTTCTACGACGTGCAGCGGCCGGACGTACAGCCGCCCGGCAACGGGCGCGGGCTGTTCACGGCGGACGGCGAGGGGCGGTTCTGGTTCCGTACGTGCGTGCCGAGCCCGTATCCGATCCCGACGGACGGACCGGTCGGCGGGCTGCTGGCGGCCACCGGTCGGCATCCCTACCGGCCCGCGCACATCCACTTCATCGCCTCGGCCGCGGGGCACACCCCGGTGACCACGCACATCTTCGTGGCGGGGAGCGACTACCTGGACTCGGACGCGGTGTTCGCCGTCAAGCCGGGGCTCGTCACGGACTTCGCCCCGGTCGACGACCCTTCGGCGGCACGGGAGTTCGGCGTGGCGAACCCCTTCCGGCACGCCCGCTTCGACCTCGTGCTGGAGCGGTCGTGA